Proteins co-encoded in one Betaproteobacteria bacterium genomic window:
- a CDS encoding pirin family protein, with protein sequence MNALRKGSERGFADHGWLKSFHTFSFAGYYDPKNMGFGPLRVINEDRVAPGQGFGKHPHRDMEIISYVLDGELEHKDSMGTGSVIRPGDVQRMSAGTGVFHSEYNPSPKNSVHFLQIWIEPDELGIKPGYEQKFFGPEEKRGRLRLLASPDGRDGSVKIHQDAQLYATLVDGDEQVTHRLARDRKAYVHVARGSVKVNGQPLGSGDALKIEGESEIVIDNGDKAEVLLFDLN encoded by the coding sequence ATGAACGCCTTGAGAAAAGGCAGCGAGCGCGGATTTGCCGACCACGGTTGGCTGAAAAGCTTCCATACGTTTTCCTTCGCGGGTTACTACGACCCGAAGAACATGGGGTTCGGGCCACTGCGCGTGATCAACGAAGATCGCGTCGCGCCGGGCCAGGGTTTTGGCAAGCATCCGCATCGCGACATGGAGATCATCAGCTACGTGCTCGACGGCGAGTTGGAGCACAAGGACAGCATGGGCACCGGCTCGGTGATCCGTCCCGGCGACGTGCAGCGCATGAGCGCGGGTACCGGCGTATTCCACAGCGAGTACAACCCCTCGCCGAAGAACAGCGTGCACTTCCTGCAGATCTGGATCGAACCGGATGAGCTCGGTATCAAGCCCGGCTACGAGCAAAAATTCTTCGGTCCCGAGGAAAAGCGCGGCAGGTTGCGTTTGCTCGCCTCGCCGGATGGCCGCGACGGATCCGTCAAGATTCATCAGGATGCGCAACTTTATGCCACGCTTGTGGACGGCGATGAGCAAGTGACGCATCGGCTTGCCCGGGATCGCAAAGCCTACGTGCACGTTGCACGCGGCAGTGTGAAGGTAAATGGTCAGCCGCTCGGGTCGGGAGATGCGCTCAAGATCGAGGGCGAATCCGAAATCGTCATCGATAACGGTGACAAGGCCGAAGTGTTGTTGTTCGACCTGAATTAA
- a CDS encoding pirin family protein, whose protein sequence is MDTMVATRTRTRPRTALRVVDSHHAQPAPGLDVLRPFPGPQLDYASPFLMLDHFGPDRIRPGEAGGLNPHPHRGFETVTFLFQGAMEHHDSSGGHGLLRAGGVQWMTAGSGIVHAEYREKEFARTGGVLEGVQLWVNLPLKFKMEAPHYQDLPAEKFAVAKFAGGEARVVAGELLGVRGPARPHAEEGGSSSSQNVRATRASPVASPQAGPLLRGPARTYTPIIVAHVKLEAGASVELAIPANFNAYVYAVRGSGRSSGVNFTTNQLVEYRGDGGSVQVTTTEALDILLLAGEPIDEPVVSWGPFVMSTREEIIQARDDYLSGRMGVLEERS, encoded by the coding sequence ATGGATACGATGGTTGCAACCCGGACGCGAACCCGACCCAGGACAGCGCTGCGCGTGGTGGACAGCCATCATGCGCAGCCGGCGCCGGGTCTGGATGTGCTGCGTCCCTTTCCGGGCCCGCAGCTCGACTACGCGAGCCCTTTCCTGATGCTCGACCACTTCGGACCCGATCGCATTCGCCCCGGCGAGGCAGGCGGGTTGAATCCGCACCCGCACCGTGGTTTCGAAACCGTGACTTTCCTGTTCCAAGGCGCGATGGAGCACCATGATTCGTCCGGCGGGCACGGCCTGTTGCGCGCGGGCGGCGTGCAGTGGATGACAGCCGGTTCCGGCATCGTCCACGCGGAGTATCGCGAAAAGGAATTCGCGCGAACCGGCGGTGTGCTGGAGGGCGTGCAGCTGTGGGTCAACCTGCCGCTCAAGTTCAAGATGGAAGCGCCGCACTACCAGGATCTGCCTGCGGAAAAGTTCGCTGTCGCGAAATTTGCCGGCGGCGAAGCGCGCGTGGTGGCGGGCGAACTCCTCGGCGTGCGCGGTCCGGCGCGCCCGCACGCAGAGGAAGGGGGTTCGTCGTCGAGCCAGAACGTGCGGGCGACGCGCGCCTCCCCGGTCGCATCCCCGCAAGCGGGGCCCCTGCTCCGCGGTCCGGCGCGCACCTACACGCCGATCATCGTGGCGCATGTGAAGCTCGAGGCAGGCGCCAGCGTGGAGCTGGCGATCCCTGCGAATTTCAACGCCTACGTCTATGCCGTTCGCGGCAGCGGCCGCTCCTCGGGCGTGAACTTCACGACCAACCAGTTGGTCGAGTATCGCGGTGACGGCGGCAGTGTGCAGGTGACGACAACGGAAGCCCTCGACATCCTGCTGCTGGCCGGCGAGCCCATCGACGAGCCGGTGGTATCCTGGGGTCCGTTCGTGATGAGCACCCGCGAGGAAATCATCCAGGCGCGTGACGACTATCTCTCCGGCCGCATGGGCGTACTCGAAGAGCGTTCCTGA